Proteins found in one Quercus robur chromosome 2, dhQueRobu3.1, whole genome shotgun sequence genomic segment:
- the LOC126707461 gene encoding uncharacterized protein LOC126707461 — protein sequence MSITEKSFVLNNLSHLTSYPFVKTTNGKNIGITFAKKRDLSENSTQQENIFPLRVSNPILARSVVAVLGLGFIDAGYSGDWSRIGVISKENEDLLKFAAFIVVPLCIFLIFSLSKESDD from the exons ATGTCAATCACAGAAAAGAGCTTTGTCTTGAACAACCTGAGTCACCTGACCTCTTATCCATTTGTGAAGACCACAAATGGCAAAAATATTGGAATCACATTTGCTAAAAAGAGAGATTTGTCCGAGAATTCAACCCAGCAAGAAAACATTTTCCCATTGAGAGTGTCCAACCCAATTCTTGCTCGGTCTGTTGTTGCTGTGCTCGGGTTGGGATTTATCGATGCTGG GTATAGTGGAGACTGGTCTAGGATTGGTGTCATCTCAAAGGAGAACGAGGACTTGCTAAAGTTTGCAGCTTTTATAGTTGTTCCTTTGTGTATCTTTCTCATATTTTCCTTATCCAAGGAATCTGAcgattga
- the LOC126715682 gene encoding protein REDUCED CHLOROPLAST COVERAGE 2 — translation MAPKTGKAKPHKAKAEKKKKEEKVLPNVIEIPIETPEDTHVTLKGISTDKILDVRKLLGVHVETCHLTNFSLSHEVRGPRLKDSVDILSLKPCHLTIVEEEYTEELAIAHIRRLLDIVACTTFFGSPSSSSPKPAPRTQPKEPGPADGEASDNAGDQPNPKPADKKPGPGLHVAPDANDKADVSMCPPPRLGEFYDFFSFSHLTPPLHYIRRSTRPFLEDKTEDDFFQIDVRVCSGKPTTIVASRNGFYPAGKRLLLSHSLVGLLQQISRAFDAAYKGLMKGFTEHNKFGNLPYGFRANTWVVPPVVADNPSVFPSLPIEDDKWGGNGGGQGRDGKHDCRQWAKEFAILAAMPCKTAEERQIRDRKAFLLHSLFVDVSVLKAVAAIKHLMDSNQCSLNDPAISILHEERVGDLIIKLTRDVPDASTKLDCKNDGSQVLGLSQEKLAQRNLLKGITADESATVHDTSTLSVVVVRHCGYTAVVKVSDEVNWEGNPIPQDIDIEDQPDGGANALNVNSLRMLLHKPSMPQSSSMGQRFQSSDIENLRASRSLVRKILEGSLLKLQEEPTKQTRSIRWELGACWVQHLQNQASGKTESKKPEEAKSEPAVKGLGKQGGLLKDIKRKTDVRSSKTELGKEVSMSNNPDINKKSDYISQKELEKQDEEKEMMWKKLLPEPAYLRLKESETGLHHKLPDELIEMAHKYYADTALPKLVADFGSLELSPVDGRTLTDFMHTRGLQMCSLGRVVELADKLPHVQSLCIHEMVVRAYKHILQAAVAAVDNGADLAASIASCLNLLLGTPSPEDLDADVTNDDNIKWKWVETFLLKRFSWHWKYESSQDLRKFAILRGLCHKVGLELVPRDYDMESTSPFRKSDIISMVPVYKHVACSSADGRTLLESSKTSLDKGKLEDAVNYGTKALSKLVSVCGPYHRMTAGAYSLLAVVLYHTGDFNQATIYQQKALDINERELGLDHPDTMKSYGDLAVFYYRLQHTELALKYVNRALYLLHLTCGPSHPNTAATYINVAMMEEGLGNVHVALRYLHEALKCNQRLLGADHIQTAASYHAIAIALSLMEAYSLSVQHEQTTLQILQAKLGSEDLRTQDAAAWLEYFESKALEQQEAARHGTPKPDASISSKGHLSVSDLLDYITPDADMRARDAQRKARAKVKGKLDQNGETVSDEYQKDEILSPSHPSAENASDKENKSEAQFAEPRDDKPDSSVSDQLILNKNDDLAQDDTSDEGWQEAVPKGRSPTARKSSSKRPSLAKLNTNFMNLPPSSRYRGKSTNFASPRATQNEPVASTGPAPPVMKKYVKSASFSPKLNNSSTSMAVAEKIANPKSAPATPASTNQAAKAAHVASSISVQAAGKLFSYKEVALAPPGTIVKAVVEQLPKGNVPKEQNPQVSQEAAVTEVTRGEVTKVKDVEEETVKNPKGEKQLQVSKEESKSTINEEEKQETKVKDFVATKPLKVVKSGSRDMVVKGDKVELKSDAVKDNEAETGNVVVLKVENPDTLVDSNTSSLRSEVLETVVQDGCQATSTDSGSALIEKTTVLPDKDASISKERVADGDENQHDLSDGGLSVKPMPTEGEKQDEAETGKETAKKLSAAAPPFNPSTIPVFGSVPVPGFKDHGGILPPPINIPPIIPVNPVRRSPHQSATARVPYGPRLSGGYNRSGNRVPRNKASFHNGENTGDGNQFSPPTMMNPHAAEFVPGHPWLPNGYPVSPNGYLASPNGIPVSPNGFPISPNGVLVSPNGYPASLNGIPVTQNGLPASPVNPLESPTVVNVDTTVENKNEDAVEVSTDESSTDVAHEKQPIEQKVQEDEAADNENSHPEIEEKTTDTVPVAGDTVVATDTCSTAVIEEKQTKCWGDYSDSESEVVEVTS, via the exons ATGGCTCCGAAAACAGGAAAGGCGAAACCACATAAAGCCAAggcagagaagaagaaaaaggaagagaaag TTTTGCCAAATGTAATTGAGATTCCCATTGAAACACCGGAAGACACACATGTGACCCTCAAG GGAATCTCTACGGACAAGATCTTAGATGTGAGAAAACTTTTAGGTGTCCATGTCGAAACATGTCACCTAACCAACTTCTCCTTATCACACGAG GTGCGAGGACCACGTCTGAAAGATTCAGTGGACATCCTCTCGCTCAAACCCTGCCATCTCACCATCGTTGAAG AGGAATACACGGAAGAGTTAGCAATCGCTCACATCCGGAGACTCCTGGACATAGTGGCCTGCACCACCTTCTTCGGCTCTCCTTCCTCGTCTTCGCCCAAACCTGCGCCTCGAACCCAGCCCAAAGAGCCTGGACCGGCTGACGGTGAAGCTTCAGACAATGCCGGAGACCAGCCCAATCCCAAGCCGGCCGACAAGAAACCGGGTCCAGGACTCCACGTGGCACCCGATGCCAACGACAAAGCTGACGTGTCGATGTGCCCGCCGCCGAGGCTCGGAGAGTTCTACGACTTCTTCTCCTTCTCGCATCTCACTCCGCCTCTCCACT ATATTCGGAGATCTACTCGTCCTTTCCTTGAAGATAAAACAGAAGATGATTTCTTTCAAATTGAT GTTCGAGTTTGCAGCGGGAAACCAACGACAATTGTTGCTTCCAGAAATGGTTTCTACCCTGCTGGGAAACGCCTTCTTCTCAGTCACTCTTTGGTTGGTCTGCTGCAGCAGATAAGCAGGGCTTTCGATGCT GCATACAAAGGCCTTATGAAAGGTTTCACAGAGCACAATAAA TTTGGCAATCTTCCTTATGGTTTTCGGGCAAACACATGGGTTGTCCCTCCAGTTGTTGCTGATAATCCATCTGTTTTCCCATCACTTCCCATCGAAGATGATAAGTGGGGAGGCAATGGGGGTGGGCAGGGAAGAGATGGAAAACATGATTGCAGGCAGTGGGCAAAGGAGTTTGCCATACTGGCAGCGATGCCTTGTAAGACAGCAGAAGAGAGGCAGATTCGAGATAGGAAAGCCTTTCTGCTTCACAGTTTATTTGTCGACGTTTCAGTTCTTAAAGCTGTTGCAGCAATTAAGCATCTCATGGACAGTAATCAATGCTCTTTAAATGATCCCGCCATTTCAATCTTGCATGAGGAAAGAGTTGGAGATTTAATTATTAAGCTGACAAGAGATGTGCCTGATGCGAGTACAAAGTTGGATTGCAAAAATGATGGGAGTCAGGTTCTAGGATTGTCACAGGAAAAGCTTGCTCAGAGAAATTTACTAAAAGGCATAACTGCTGATGAGAGCGCTACTGTTCAT GATACTTCTACTTTAAGTGTAGTGGTAGTTAGACATTGTGGATACACAGCTGTTGTGAAAGTTTCAGACGAAGTGAATTGGGAGGGGAATCCCATTCCACAAGACATTGACATTGAGGACCAGCCTGACGGAGGTGCCAATGCCTTGAATGTCAACAG CTTGAGAATGCTATTACACAAGCCATCTATGCCTCAATCATCGAGTATGGGCCAACGATTTCAGAGTTCAGATATTGAAAATTTACGTGCTTCTAGGTCTTTGGTAAGGAAAATATTAGAAGGAAGTTTGCTGAAGTTGCAGGAAGAACCCACTAAACAGACTAGGTCTATCAGATGGGAGCTTGGAGCTTGTTGGGTGCAACATTTACAAAACCAGGCTTCAGGGAAAACCGAGTCTAAGAAACCGGAAGAAGCTAAGTCTGAGCCTGCTGTAAAGGGCCTTGGGAAGCAAGGTGGACTGCTGAAGGATATAAAGAGAAAAACGGATGTCAGAAGCAGCAAAACTGAATTGGGGAAGGAAGTCTCTATGAGTAACAACCCTGACATAAACAAGAAATCAGATTACATTAGTCAGAAGGAATTGGAGAAACAAGATGAGGAGAAGGAAATGATGTGGAAAAAGCTGCTTCCTGAACCAGCATATTTGCGCCTTAAAGAATCAGAGACTGGTCTTCACCATAAG TTGCCTGATGAGCTGATTGAAATGGCTCATAAATACTATGCTGATACAGCTCTTCCAAAGCTG gtGGCAGATTTTGGTTCCCTTGAACTTTCACCGGTTGATGGAAGGACATTGACAGATTTTATGCATACCAGGGGTTTGCAGATGTGTTCCTTAGGGCGCGTG GTTGAACTTGCAGATAAGCTTCCTCATGTTCAATCACTCTGTATACATGAGATGGTTGTTCGAGCCTACAAGCACATATTGCAGGCTGCTGTAGCAGCAGTTGATAATGGTGCTGACTTGGCTGCATCAATAGCatcatgtttgaatttattgttaGGAACACCATCACCTGAAGACCTTGATGCGGATGTTACTAATGATGATAATATAAAATGGAAGTGGGTGGAAACATTCCTTTTGAAAAGGTTTTCTTGGCATTGGAAATATGAAAGCTCCCAGGATCTGAGAAAGTTTGCCATTCTTCGTGGGCTGTGCCATAAG GTTGGACTTGAGCTTGTTCCTAGGGACTATGATATGGAGAGTACATCACCTTTTAGGAAATCAGATATCATCAGCATGGTCCCTGTCTATAAG CATGTTGCATGTTCATCTGCTGATGGGCGTACGTTGTTGGAATCATCCAAGACTTCCCTGGATAAAGGTAAATTGGAGGACGCTGTTAATTATGGCACTAAG gCACTCTCGAAACTTGTGTCTGTCTGCGGTCCTTATCATCGAATGACAGCTGGAGCATATAGTCTTCTGGCTGTGGTTCTCTACCATACAGGGGATTTTAATCAG GCAACCATTTATCAACAAAAAGCATTGGATATTAATGAGAGAGAGCTTGGACTTGATCACCCTGATACCATGAAAAGCTATGGAGATCTTGCTGTTTTCTACTATCGGCTTCAGCATACAGAGTTGGCCTTGAA GTACGTCAATCGTGCTCTGTACCTCTTGCACTTGACATGTGGGCCTTCTCATCCGAATACTGCTGCCACCTATATCAATGTAGCAATGATGGAAGAAGGTTTGGGGAATGTCCATGTTGCTCTTAGGTATCTCCATGAGGCCTTGAAATGTAACCAAAGATTACTTGGGGCTGATCATATacag ACTGCTGCCAGTTATCATGCAATAGCAATTGCTCTCTCTTTGATGGAGGCATACTCCTTAAGTGTTCAGCATGAACAAACTACCCTACAGATACTGCAGGCCAAACTTGGATCTGAGGATCTACGAACACAG GATGCGGCTGCATGGCTCGAGTACTTTGAGTCTAAGGCTCTAGAGCAGCAAGAAGCTGCACGCCATGGTACCCCAAAACCAGATGCCTCAATCTCCAGCAAAGGTCATTTAAG TGTATCGGACCTTCTGGATTATATAACCCCAGATGCAGATATGAGAGCAAGagatgcccaaaggaaagctCGTGCCAAG GTTAAAGGCAAACTGGACCAGAATGGGGAAACAGTATCAGATGAATATCAAAAGGATGAAATTTTGTCGCCTAGTCATCCCTCTGCAGAAAATGCAAGtgataaagaaaacaaatctGAAGCTCAGTTTGCAGAACCTAGAGATGACAAACCTGATTCAAGCGTTTCTGATCAATTGatactaaataaaaatgatgatTTGGCACAAGATGACACATCTGATGAAGGATGGCAAGAAGCTGTTCCAAAGGGTCGCTCACCTACAGCTCGCAAATCTAGTTCAAAGAGGCCAAGCCTAGCAAAACTTAATACAAACTTTATGAATTTACCCCCTTCATCAAGATACCGTGGAAAGTCCACTAATTTCGCATCCCCAAGGGCGACCCAAAATGAGCCTGTTGCTTCAACTGGACCTGCTCCTCCTGTTATGAAAAAGTATGTTAAGAGTGCAAGCTTCAGCCCTAAGTTAAATAATTCTAGCACCTCAATGGCTGTCGCAGAGAAAATTGCTAACCCAAAGTCAGCCCCTGCTACCCCAGCTTCCACTAATCAAGCTGCTAAGGCTGCTCATGTGGCAAGTTCAATCAGTGTTCAGGCAGCTGGAAAACTTTTCTCCTACAAAGAAGTTGCTTTGGCTCCACCTGGAACAATTGTGAAGGCAGTGGTGGAACAGTTGCCAAAAGGAAATGTTCCCAAGGAACAAAATCCACAGGTTAGCCAGGAGGCAGCTGTGACAGAGGTCACTCGTGGTGAAGTGACGAAAGTAAAGGATGTGGAGGAAGAAACAGTTAAAAACCCCAAAGGAGAGAAACAACTCCAGGTTTCTAAGGAGGAATCAAAAAGCACCatcaatgaagaagaaaagcaagaaacaaaagtCAAGGATTTTGTGGCTACAAAACCCCTCAAGGTTGTAAAGAGTGGTTCTCGAGATATGGTAGTGAAAGGTGATAAGGTAGAATTAAAGAGTGATGCTGTTAAAGACAATGAAGCAGAAACAGGAAATGTTGTAGTTCTTAAAGTTGAGAATCCTGATACCTTGGTGGATTCAAACACTAGTTCTTTGAGAAGTGAAGTGTTGGAAACAGTTGTGCAAGATGGTTGCCAAGCAACTTCCACTGATTCAGGATCTGCTTTAATTGAAAAGACTACTGTTTTGCCTGATAAAGATGCCTCCATTTCTAAAGAAAGGGTGGCAGATGGAGATGAAAATCAGCATGATTTATCTGATGGTGGCTTAAGTGTTAAGCCAATGCCAACTGaaggagaaaaacaagatgaaGCAGAAACTGGAAAGGAGACAGCCAAGAAACTATCTGCTGCTGCACCTCCATTTAATCCATCCACAATTCCTGTCTTTGGCTCAGTTCCAGTTCCAGGCTTTAAAGATCATGGAGGAATTCTGCCCCCACCAATTAATATTCCCCCAATAATTCCAGTCAATCCTGTCCGTAGATCACCCCATCAGTCAGCAACAGCAAGGGTTCCATATGGTCCACGCCTATCTGGTGGCTATAACAGATCCGGAAATCGGGTTCCACGTAATAAAGCTAGCTTCCACAATGGTGAAAACACTGGAGATGGGAATCAATTTAGCCCTCCTACAATGATGAACCCACATGCAGCTGAGTTTGTACCTGGCCATCCTTGGCTTCCCAATGGCTATCCTGTATCTCCAAATGGTTATTTGGCTTCTCCAAATGGTATTCCAGTTTCACCAAATGGTTTTCCCATATCCCCAAATGGTGTTCTGGTGTCACCAAATGGATATCCAGCATCACTGAATGGTATTCCAGTGACTCAAAATGGGCTTCCAGCATCTCCAGTCAATCCTTTAGAATCACCAACAGTTGTAAATGTTGACACCACTgttgaaaacaaaaatgaagatGCAGTGGAGGTGAGTACTGATGAGTCCTCTACAGATGTTGCACATGAAAAGCAGCCGATTGAGCAGAAAGTGCAAGAAGATGAAGCTGCAGACAATGAGAATAGTCATCCTGAAATTGAAGAGAAAACTACAGATACAGTCCCAGTGGCTGGTGACACTGTCGTGGCAACAGATACTTGCAGTACTGCAGTGATTGAGGAAAAACAAACCAAATGTTGGGGAGATTACAGTGACAGTGAATCTGAGGTTGTTGAGGTTACGAGTTGA
- the LOC126705080 gene encoding uncharacterized protein LOC126705080: protein MTNKWISNHPGNMVIYQPQEVEWEWRVVELIDWNVSAWDRNLIETKFHKEDADAILRIPLSRRFMADSIFWLFNKDGDYSVKLGYRVACKVMKEASMQGESSMAGDIEDGTCVLCKRTSEIELHVLWECGVAQDIWAGSMRKLQKGKGGQLDFLHLVEELMLKLSQEELELFFDPSRLVKRAGEFLEEFKQSQVQLAVSTVSARSSRWNPPPGLSYKLNFDAAIFQDGEASRFEVVIRNNGGEVMAALSARGLAVFDSEEVEVLACRKALEFASDSGFVDIVLEGDNSVVMDAISSSRMLHSRLGHLYLDIHCLATRLHVRSLSCVAR, encoded by the exons ATGACAAACAAGTGGATATCAAATCACCCTGGTAACATGGTGATTTACCAACCACAGGAGGTAGAATGGGAATGGAGGGTGGTGGAACTTATTGACTGGAATGTTAGTGCATGGGATAGAAACTTGATAGAGACGAAGTTCCATAAAGAAGATGCTGATGCAATCCTTAGAATCCCACTTAGTAGAAGATTCATGGCtgactctattttttggctctTCAACAAAGATGGGGACTATTCTGTCAAGTTAGGTTATAGGGTGGCATGTAAAGTCATGAAGGAAGCGAGCATGCAGGGGGAAAGCTCAATGGCAGGAGATA TTGAAGATGGCACCTGTGTACTCTGTAAACGAACCAGTGAAATAGAGTTGCATGTGTTGTGGGAATGTGGCGTGGCTCAGGACATATGGGCTGGGAGCATGAGGAAGTTACAGAAAGGAAAGGGTGGCCAACTTGATTTTTTGCACTTGGTGGAGGAGTTAATGTTGAAGCTGTCTCAGGAGGAGTTGGAGTTGTTTTTC GACCCTTCTCGGCTGGTGAAAAGAGCTGGTGAATTCTTGGAAGAGTTTAAACAATCCCAAGTTCAGTTGGCTGTGTCGACAGTCAGTGCGAGAAGTTCAAGGTGGAATCCCCCGCCGGGCCTGAGTTACAAACTTAATTTTGATGCAGCCATCTTTCAGGATGGTGAGGCATCGAGGTTCGAGGTGGTGATCCGAAATAATGGTGGAGAGGTTATGGCGGCTCTATCTGCAAGAGGACTAGCTGTTTTTGACAGCGAGGAAGTGGAGGTGCTGGCTTGCAGGAAGGCGCTGGAGTTTGCTTCCGACTCGGGCTTCGTTGACATTGTACTTGAAGGAGACAACTCTGTGGTTATGGATGCCATTTCAAGCTCACGCATGCTTCATTCTAGGCTGGGTCATTTGTACTTAGACATCCACTGCCTGGCTACGAGATTACATGTCCGCTCGCTGTCCTGTGTTGCTCGTTAA